The Flavobacterium sp. HJ-32-4 genome contains a region encoding:
- the ribD gene encoding bifunctional diaminohydroxyphosphoribosylaminopyrimidine deaminase/5-amino-6-(5-phosphoribosylamino)uracil reductase RibD, which yields MKVHEKYIRRCIELARHGLGTTNPNPLVGAVIVHNDRIIGEGWHRKAGEPHAEVLAVRSVTDASLLKEATLYVSLEPCSHFGRTPPCCDLILEHDIPNIVIGTTDTFSKVAGEGIRRLREAGRHVTVGVLEAECRDLNRRFFTFHEQKRPYIILKWAQSADGFLAPLHRNERRPVWITQETTRQLVHKWRTEEQAILVGTQTAIDDNPKLDARRWSGTSPLRFVLDRKGRLPVASALLQDGQPTIVLTEKKRDSNGAVQYEAVPFDDPVREFLEVAYKRDVQSLVVEGGRTTLQSFLDAGLWDEARVITGRISFGEGLPAPILPFAPYEQFEIQHDIIRLYRR from the coding sequence GTGAAGGTACACGAAAAATATATAAGGCGTTGCATCGAACTGGCCCGGCATGGACTCGGAACGACCAATCCGAATCCGCTGGTCGGCGCCGTAATCGTGCACAACGACCGCATCATTGGAGAAGGATGGCACCGAAAGGCCGGCGAACCCCATGCCGAGGTGCTGGCGGTTCGATCCGTGACGGATGCGTCATTATTAAAAGAAGCGACACTCTATGTAAGCCTTGAGCCGTGTAGCCATTTTGGCCGTACACCGCCCTGTTGCGACCTCATCCTGGAACACGACATCCCGAACATCGTGATAGGCACCACCGACACCTTTTCAAAGGTAGCAGGTGAAGGAATACGGCGATTGCGCGAAGCCGGGCGGCATGTAACCGTTGGCGTACTCGAAGCCGAATGCCGCGACCTCAACCGACGGTTTTTCACCTTCCATGAGCAAAAACGACCGTATATCATCCTAAAGTGGGCGCAATCAGCCGACGGTTTCCTGGCGCCTTTACACCGCAACGAGCGACGTCCGGTCTGGATCACACAGGAAACGACGCGGCAACTTGTGCACAAATGGCGGACGGAAGAACAAGCTATACTTGTGGGCACCCAAACCGCCATTGACGATAATCCCAAACTCGACGCGCGACGGTGGTCGGGGACCTCTCCCCTTCGTTTCGTACTCGATCGAAAAGGACGTTTGCCGGTAGCAAGCGCCTTGCTGCAGGACGGACAACCTACCATCGTATTAACCGAAAAGAAACGAGACTCGAACGGGGCCGTTCAATATGAAGCCGTTCCCTTCGATGATCCGGTGCGGGAATTCTTGGAAGTGGCCTATAAACGTGACGTCCAATCACTGGTGGTAGAAGGCGGCCGAACGACGCTGCAGTCATTTCTTGACGCTGGACTTTGGGACGAAGCGCGCGTCATCACCGGCCGTATATCGTTTGGGGAAGGACTTCCCGCTCCGATTCTCCCTTTCGCACCCTACGAACAATTCGAGATCCAACACGACATTATACGCCTGTACCGACGATGA
- a CDS encoding HAD family phosphatase, which yields MTDTIIFDFGDIFINLRHDLVAARFAALGLHAWNPEMQAANRQFEVGRISEDDYLGTLTRFATSGTAPSDVRDAWNTILGDFPRYRLEFLQSLSKQYRLFLLSNTDAIHIRHFEEREGATFIKDFYGCFEKTYFSFEMGMRKPDEAIFSYILDRHQLIPERTLFVDDRSDNTDAAARLGLRTWNLQVGREDVVELRERLLL from the coding sequence ATGACCGACACGATTATTTTTGATTTTGGGGATATCTTCATCAACCTCCGCCACGATCTCGTGGCCGCCCGCTTCGCTGCCTTGGGGCTCCACGCCTGGAACCCTGAGATGCAGGCAGCCAACCGCCAATTTGAGGTCGGAAGAATCAGTGAAGACGACTACCTCGGTACCCTCACGCGTTTTGCGACATCGGGCACCGCTCCTTCCGATGTGCGGGATGCCTGGAACACGATCTTGGGTGATTTTCCGCGCTACCGACTAGAATTCCTTCAGTCCCTTTCCAAACAGTACCGGCTGTTTCTCTTAAGCAACACCGATGCCATCCATATCCGGCACTTCGAAGAGCGGGAAGGCGCGACCTTTATCAAGGATTTTTACGGTTGTTTCGAAAAAACCTATTTCTCATTTGAGATGGGAATGCGGAAACCCGACGAGGCTATTTTCAGTTATATACTTGATCGACACCAACTCATACCCGAACGCACCCTTTTTGTCGACGACCGCAGCGACAATACCGATGCAGCGGCGCGACTCGGACTCCGAACATGGAACCTGCAAGTGGGACGGGAAGATGTAGTGGAACTACGCGAACGACTGTTGCTGTAA
- a CDS encoding YigZ family protein: protein MEDTYRTLAAPSDEVLLKEKSSKFFGYAFPVESEEEIRSALDNIRKQHPTARHWCYAWQLGTTDIRYRANDDGEPSHTAGTPIYGQIQSFGVTNVLVIVARYFGGIKLGAGGLIVAYRETARMALEASDIIEKTIESRMEIRVSYKDLNRVMRAVRENRLTICEQDMTEDCRLVVACRKRDENAVFEIFNSMFGIDVKIQN, encoded by the coding sequence ATGGAAGACACCTATCGAACGCTCGCCGCACCGTCGGACGAAGTGCTGTTGAAAGAAAAAAGCAGCAAGTTCTTTGGCTATGCCTTTCCGGTGGAATCGGAAGAAGAAATCCGAAGCGCACTCGACAACATCCGCAAACAACACCCTACCGCGCGGCATTGGTGCTACGCCTGGCAACTGGGCACCACTGACATCCGCTACCGCGCCAATGACGACGGCGAACCCTCGCACACGGCCGGAACACCCATCTACGGACAGATCCAATCATTCGGCGTCACGAATGTGCTGGTGATCGTAGCGCGTTACTTCGGCGGGATCAAACTCGGAGCCGGCGGCTTGATCGTCGCTTATCGCGAAACCGCCCGAATGGCGTTGGAAGCATCCGACATCATCGAAAAAACCATTGAGAGCCGGATGGAGATCCGCGTTTCCTATAAAGACCTAAATCGCGTAATGCGCGCCGTAAGGGAGAACCGGCTGACGATTTGCGAACAGGATATGACAGAAGATTGTCGATTGGTCGTGGCGTGTCGAAAACGAGACGAAAATGCCGTTTTCGAAATCTTCAATTCCATGTTCGGAATTGACGTAAAAATCCAAAACTAG